In the genome of Aureimonas sp. OT7, one region contains:
- a CDS encoding Maf family protein, with product MTEPIILASGSVHRRRLLEQAGIAVEAIASGIDERAVEESFGDAEVTAEDLASILAEAKAVDVSEGRPGRFVVGADQTLELDGVLFHKPTSMEQARRTLLALSGRTHRLHSAYAIVRSGVVLSRRVETASITLRQLTPKEIGQYLAKAGEAVLGSVGAYQIEGSGILLMDRIEGDFFTIVGLPLLPLVKDLQAEGALDA from the coding sequence ATGACGGAACCCATCATTCTCGCGTCGGGCAGCGTGCATCGGCGACGCCTTCTCGAACAGGCGGGGATCGCCGTCGAGGCGATCGCCTCCGGCATCGATGAACGCGCCGTCGAGGAGTCGTTCGGGGATGCGGAGGTAACGGCCGAAGACCTGGCCTCGATCCTGGCGGAAGCGAAGGCCGTCGACGTGTCGGAGGGTCGGCCAGGGCGGTTCGTGGTAGGGGCCGACCAGACTCTGGAGCTGGATGGCGTTCTCTTCCACAAGCCGACATCCATGGAACAGGCGCGACGCACGCTCCTGGCCTTGTCCGGGCGCACGCACAGACTGCACAGCGCCTACGCGATTGTCAGAAGCGGCGTGGTGCTGAGCCGACGGGTCGAGACCGCCTCCATCACCTTGCGTCAATTGACACCCAAGGAGATCGGCCAGTATCTCGCCAAGGCCGGCGAGGCGGTGCTGGGCAGTGTCGGCGCCTACCAGATCGAGGGCTCCGGTATCCTCCTGATGGATCGGATAGAGGGCGATTTCTTCACCATTGTCGGCCTGCCTCTGCTGCCGCTGGTCAAGGATCTGCAGGCGGAAGGCGCCCTCGATGCCTGA
- a CDS encoding transcription antitermination factor NusB produces MKKKPRTGRALADADRDDKPGLAARQVATRLLSAVVVSQTSLDGLTDRKGGHPAFRRLEGRDQSLVRAILVSALRRRGTLDAILAQCLERPLPGNADALHSLLHTAMAQILFLDVPDSAAVDLAVSQTHGDPRLRRFAGLVNAILRRVSRERDGLIAGQADPLVDMPKWLQQRLLPAYGTEALAAIAAAHRAIAPVDITVRDGDAALWAERLGGHLLSFGTVRLEADPSRPVQELTGFDEGAWWVQDAAAAIPARLFGAVAGARIADLCAAPGGKTAQLAAAGAEVTAMDISASRLARLEENFQRLRLPVRAVHGDIRQADIVSGGSFDGVLLDAPCSSTGTIRRHPDVAYTKSAEEVDKLAAVQADLLRHAARAVRPGGVLVFSNCSLDPAEGEAIVEAFLAAHSDYRRKPVTADELPGLEAAISPAGDVRTTPAMVPDANPALAGLDGFYAARLLRLPATGG; encoded by the coding sequence TTGAAGAAAAAGCCGCGGACCGGGCGTGCGCTCGCGGACGCGGATAGGGACGACAAGCCGGGCCTGGCGGCGCGCCAGGTTGCCACCCGGCTTTTGTCGGCCGTCGTCGTGTCGCAGACATCGCTGGATGGCCTGACCGACCGCAAAGGCGGCCACCCGGCCTTCCGGCGTCTGGAGGGCAGGGACCAATCCCTGGTGCGCGCCATTCTCGTTTCGGCGCTGCGGCGGCGCGGAACGCTGGACGCGATCCTGGCACAATGCCTCGAACGCCCGCTACCGGGCAATGCCGACGCCCTGCACAGCCTGCTCCATACGGCCATGGCCCAGATCCTGTTTCTGGACGTGCCGGATTCCGCCGCCGTCGATCTTGCCGTCTCGCAAACGCATGGCGATCCCCGCCTTCGCCGGTTCGCCGGCCTGGTCAACGCGATCCTGCGACGCGTATCCCGCGAGAGGGACGGCCTGATCGCCGGGCAGGCCGATCCGCTGGTCGATATGCCGAAATGGCTGCAGCAGCGTCTGTTGCCGGCCTATGGCACGGAAGCGCTGGCCGCCATCGCCGCCGCCCATCGCGCCATCGCACCGGTGGACATCACCGTCCGCGACGGCGATGCGGCCCTGTGGGCGGAGCGTCTGGGCGGTCATCTGCTGTCCTTCGGAACCGTCCGCCTGGAGGCGGACCCATCCCGACCGGTGCAGGAACTGACCGGGTTCGACGAGGGGGCCTGGTGGGTGCAGGATGCTGCCGCGGCCATACCCGCAAGACTGTTCGGTGCTGTCGCAGGTGCCCGGATCGCCGACCTCTGTGCAGCGCCGGGCGGCAAGACGGCGCAACTGGCCGCCGCGGGAGCCGAGGTCACCGCGATGGACATATCGGCAAGCCGGCTGGCTCGCCTGGAAGAGAATTTCCAGCGGCTTCGTCTGCCGGTAAGGGCGGTGCACGGCGATATCAGGCAGGCCGACATCGTCTCCGGCGGGTCGTTCGACGGCGTGCTCCTGGATGCGCCCTGCTCCTCGACGGGCACGATCCGCCGCCACCCCGACGTCGCCTATACGAAGAGCGCTGAAGAAGTGGACAAGCTGGCGGCCGTGCAGGCCGACCTTCTGCGGCACGCGGCCCGCGCCGTACGACCGGGGGGCGTGCTCGTCTTCTCGAACTGCTCGCTGGACCCTGCCGAAGGAGAAGCCATCGTCGAGGCATTTCTGGCGGCCCATTCCGACTATCGCAGAAAGCCCGTGACGGCCGATGAACTGCCGGGGCTGGAAGCCGCCATCTCGCCGGCCGGCGATGTCCGGACCACGCCGGCAATGGTGCCGGACGCCAACCCGGCCCTGGCCGGCCTGGACGGATTCTACGCGGCGCGATTGCTGCGCCTTCCGGCGACCGGCGGTTAA
- a CDS encoding cyclopropane-fatty-acyl-phospholipid synthase family protein — protein MRHEIVRAEDASARTLARLIRQGYESFQPEIAVRLWTGERLGPVDGPVVVLHDPVALSRLAFRPTITTLVELWMEKAFDIEDGTLFDVAGVKSRVKTKQALKQIGKWQVARALPALVRLRRQGKVVHAAIGEGAGASGSTRQAIQYHYDVSNDFYRLFLDQRMLYSCAYFDGWHDDLDRAQRDKLDMICRKLRLQPGERMLDIGSGWGALLIHAVSHYGVVGHGVTLSQAQFDLSRERIAEAGLSDRITIELKPFQDLSGSFDKISSIGMFEHVGFAHHDEYFAAVHRLLEPGGLYLHHAITRPAKKTVRQFHRKSAEYKALTQYIFPGGELDYIGHSLQKLEAYRFEIHDVEGWREHYARTLRLWANRLQDNMEAAIGMIGEPRARLWLAYLVGCAISFERGDALIQQTLASRKVKGPSRLPPTRRDLYA, from the coding sequence GTGAGACACGAAATTGTTCGCGCCGAAGATGCGAGTGCCCGGACCCTCGCCCGGTTGATCCGGCAGGGATATGAAAGCTTCCAACCGGAAATCGCGGTCCGTCTGTGGACGGGTGAGCGCCTCGGGCCGGTGGATGGACCGGTCGTGGTACTGCATGATCCCGTGGCGTTGTCGCGCCTTGCCTTCCGGCCGACGATCACCACGCTCGTCGAGCTGTGGATGGAAAAAGCCTTCGATATCGAGGACGGCACGCTGTTCGACGTCGCTGGCGTCAAGAGCCGGGTCAAGACCAAGCAGGCCCTGAAACAGATCGGCAAGTGGCAGGTGGCGCGCGCGCTGCCTGCGCTGGTACGGCTGCGGCGCCAGGGAAAGGTCGTCCATGCGGCGATCGGGGAAGGCGCCGGCGCCAGTGGCTCCACCAGGCAGGCCATCCAATATCATTACGATGTCTCCAACGATTTCTACCGGCTGTTCCTGGACCAGCGCATGCTCTACTCCTGCGCGTACTTCGATGGCTGGCACGACGATCTCGACAGGGCTCAGCGCGACAAGCTGGACATGATCTGCCGAAAACTGCGCCTGCAGCCGGGCGAACGTATGCTCGACATCGGCAGCGGCTGGGGTGCGCTCCTGATCCACGCAGTGTCCCATTACGGGGTCGTGGGCCACGGCGTCACGCTGAGCCAGGCCCAGTTCGACCTGTCGCGCGAGCGGATCGCCGAAGCCGGATTATCCGACCGGATCACGATCGAGCTGAAGCCGTTTCAGGATCTGTCCGGAAGCTTCGACAAGATATCCTCCATCGGCATGTTCGAGCATGTGGGCTTTGCCCATCACGACGAGTACTTTGCCGCGGTCCATCGGCTTCTGGAACCGGGCGGGCTCTATCTGCACCATGCCATAACGCGCCCCGCCAAGAAGACGGTGCGGCAGTTCCATCGCAAATCGGCGGAATACAAGGCTTTGACGCAATACATCTTTCCGGGGGGCGAGCTGGATTATATCGGCCACTCCCTTCAGAAGCTCGAGGCCTACCGTTTCGAGATCCACGACGTGGAAGGGTGGCGGGAGCACTATGCCCGAACCCTCAGGCTGTGGGCCAATCGGTTGCAGGACAACATGGAAGCCGCGATCGGAATGATCGGAGAGCCGCGGGCCCGGCTCTGGCTGGCCTATCTCGTGGGATGTGCCATCAGCTTCGAACGCGGCGATGCGTTGATCCAGCAAACGCTGGCCTCTCGGAAGGTGAAGGGGCCCAGCAGGCTGCCGCCGACGCGCCGCGACCTGTATGCCTGA
- a CDS encoding FxsA family protein — protein sequence MPALLVLIAILALPMVEIGVFIAVGSQIGIGWTLALVVVSFLLGIVLFRRQGFSTLKAAQAEARAGVVPERPIVHGAMIVLGSILLMIPGFVTDIFGLLLFVPPVRDMIWNAMRSRITVRAYGPGHATYTAGTAHRVGPEVIDLQEDDFERRDSDPDSPWSDGQAGDNRRLPPDRS from the coding sequence ATGCCCGCACTCCTCGTCCTGATCGCAATTCTTGCTCTTCCAATGGTCGAGATCGGCGTCTTCATCGCCGTCGGCAGCCAGATCGGTATCGGCTGGACCCTGGCCCTCGTGGTGGTCTCGTTCCTGCTCGGCATCGTCCTGTTTCGCAGGCAGGGGTTCTCCACGCTCAAGGCCGCCCAGGCGGAAGCACGCGCCGGTGTTGTTCCGGAGCGCCCGATCGTCCATGGCGCGATGATCGTCCTAGGGTCGATCCTGTTGATGATCCCGGGTTTCGTCACCGACATCTTCGGCCTGCTGCTTTTCGTCCCGCCGGTGCGCGACATGATCTGGAATGCGATGCGCTCCCGCATCACCGTTCGGGCGTACGGCCCCGGCCATGCCACCTATACGGCCGGAACCGCGCATCGCGTGGGCCCGGAGGTGATAGACCTTCAGGAAGACGATTTCGAACGCCGGGACAGCGATCCGGACTCGCCATGGTCGGACGGCCAGGCAGGCGACAACCGTAGGTTGCCTCCAGACCGGTCGTAG
- the secB gene encoding protein-export chaperone SecB yields MSETEKANGQTAPAAAPSLNVLTQYIKDLSFESPNAPGVLRGQGKPPAINIGVNVSALPVTGSNGEYDVKLTLNARAGEGAEAMFLVELQYGGIFRVENFPQEHLLPVLFIECPRLLFPFARQVIADVTRNGGFPPLMVDPIDFAALFQQRMAEERARQQVQPS; encoded by the coding sequence ATGTCCGAAACCGAAAAGGCCAATGGCCAGACTGCCCCGGCCGCGGCCCCCAGCCTGAACGTGCTGACGCAGTACATCAAGGATCTCTCCTTCGAGAGCCCGAATGCGCCCGGCGTTCTTCGTGGACAGGGAAAGCCGCCGGCAATCAACATCGGCGTCAACGTCTCCGCCCTGCCGGTCACCGGCTCCAACGGCGAGTACGATGTCAAGCTGACGCTCAACGCCCGTGCGGGCGAAGGCGCGGAAGCGATGTTCCTGGTCGAACTGCAGTATGGCGGCATCTTCCGGGTCGAGAATTTCCCGCAGGAGCATCTCCTGCCGGTTCTTTTCATCGAGTGCCCTCGCCTTCTGTTCCCCTTTGCACGCCAGGTCATCGCCGACGTCACGCGGAACGGCGGTTTCCCGCCTCTGATGGTCGATCCTATCGATTTTGCTGCGCTGTTCCAGCAGCGCATGGCCGAAGAGCGCGCCCGCCAGCAGGTGCAGCCTTCCTGA
- the htpX gene encoding zinc metalloprotease HtpX: protein MNRLKTAMLIAVMTALFMGVGLLIGGRGGMMIALLIAIGMNFFAYWNADKMVLRMHHAHEVDERTAPDYYRLVKGLAANAGLPMPRVYIIENDQPNAFATGRNPQNAAVAATTGLLRQLTPEEVAGVMAHELAHVENRDTLIMTITATLAGAISMLGNFAFFFGGNRENNGNPLGIIGVLAAVIVAPLAAMIVQMAISRTREYSADRRGAEIAGNPIWLASALAKIASAAGRTVNVDAERNPATAHMFIVNPLNGQRMDNLFSTHPDTNNRIAALKAQAAEMQPAAGGSGRLSSATRESGFLDEGRQRGPWSGGSNSGGGRRGPWG from the coding sequence ATGAACAGGCTCAAGACTGCCATGCTGATCGCGGTGATGACCGCCCTTTTCATGGGGGTCGGTTTGTTGATCGGCGGCCGTGGCGGCATGATGATCGCACTCCTCATCGCCATCGGCATGAATTTCTTTGCGTACTGGAACGCCGACAAGATGGTCCTGCGCATGCATCACGCGCATGAGGTGGATGAGCGCACCGCTCCGGATTATTACCGGCTCGTGAAGGGGTTGGCCGCCAATGCCGGCCTGCCGATGCCGCGCGTGTACATCATCGAGAACGACCAGCCCAACGCATTCGCAACGGGCCGCAACCCGCAGAATGCCGCCGTGGCCGCGACCACCGGCCTGCTGCGGCAACTGACGCCGGAGGAGGTCGCCGGGGTCATGGCGCATGAGCTGGCCCATGTGGAGAACCGCGATACGCTGATCATGACCATCACGGCCACGCTGGCGGGTGCCATCTCGATGCTCGGCAACTTTGCGTTCTTCTTTGGCGGCAACCGCGAGAACAACGGCAATCCGCTGGGCATCATCGGCGTCCTCGCAGCGGTGATCGTCGCCCCGCTGGCCGCCATGATCGTCCAGATGGCGATCTCCCGGACGCGGGAATACTCGGCCGACAGGCGCGGCGCGGAAATCGCCGGCAATCCGATCTGGCTGGCATCGGCCTTGGCCAAGATCGCCTCGGCCGCAGGACGGACCGTCAATGTCGATGCCGAGCGCAACCCGGCGACCGCCCATATGTTCATCGTCAATCCGCTGAATGGCCAGCGGATGGACAATCTCTTCTCGACACATCCCGACACCAACAACCGGATTGCTGCCCTCAAGGCCCAGGCTGCCGAAATGCAGCCCGCCGCCGGCGGATCCGGCCGGCTCTCGTCGGCGACGCGGGAAAGCGGCTTCCTTGACGAGGGGCGGCAGCGCGGTCCATGGAGCGGCGGAAGCAACAGCGGCGGTGGACGACGAGGACCATGGGGTTGA
- the dnaQ gene encoding DNA polymerase III subunit epsilon, with the protein MREIVFDTETTGLDFEADRVIEIGGIELWNHIPTGREFHCFIRPAGRRVDPGAFDIHGISDDFLKDKPLFEEVADDFVAFFSDAMLIAHNAAFDVRFLNAEMKRLGRQEIPLSSIIDTLPMARRKFPMAPATLDALCSRFQIDTSRRDKHGALVDSELLAQVYIELIGGRQAALLLNPEEGRSQGNDTLGDVVLQPTRQRPIALPPRLDDAQRARHAAFVATLGEEAIWRTYLPAD; encoded by the coding sequence ATGCGCGAAATCGTCTTCGATACGGAAACGACCGGGCTCGATTTCGAGGCCGACCGGGTCATCGAGATCGGCGGCATCGAGTTGTGGAACCATATTCCGACGGGCCGGGAGTTCCATTGCTTCATTCGGCCGGCGGGAAGGCGGGTCGATCCGGGGGCATTCGACATCCACGGGATTTCAGACGATTTCCTGAAGGATAAGCCGTTGTTCGAAGAGGTGGCGGACGACTTCGTCGCGTTTTTCAGCGATGCGATGCTGATCGCGCACAATGCGGCATTCGACGTGCGCTTCCTGAACGCCGAGATGAAGCGCCTTGGACGGCAGGAGATTCCCCTGTCGTCGATCATCGACACGCTCCCCATGGCGCGGCGCAAGTTTCCGATGGCACCGGCGACGCTGGATGCCCTGTGCTCGCGATTCCAGATCGATACGTCGCGCCGCGACAAGCACGGGGCGCTCGTGGACTCCGAGCTTCTGGCGCAGGTCTATATCGAGCTGATCGGTGGCCGCCAGGCGGCCTTGCTGCTGAATCCGGAAGAAGGCCGATCCCAGGGCAACGACACGCTTGGCGACGTCGTGCTGCAACCGACCCGGCAGCGGCCAATCGCCTTGCCGCCCCGGTTGGACGACGCGCAGCGCGCCCGTCACGCCGCCTTCGTGGCGACGCTCGGCGAAGAGGCCATCTGGCGCACCTATCTGCCCGCCGACTGA
- a CDS encoding helix-turn-helix domain-containing protein — MTPFGEKVRALRREKGVSQGQMAEALGVSGAYLSALEHGRRGRPSWYLLQRMIGYLGVIWDDAEELERLAELSHPRVTVETGGLAPEATVLANRLAETIGSLSPADIRQLLEILEQAAGRIEAGRRVK; from the coding sequence ATGACACCATTCGGAGAGAAGGTCCGTGCGCTACGGCGCGAAAAAGGGGTCAGCCAGGGCCAGATGGCGGAAGCGCTCGGCGTTTCCGGAGCCTATCTGTCGGCACTGGAGCATGGCCGGCGCGGTCGTCCGAGCTGGTATCTGCTGCAGCGGATGATCGGCTATCTGGGTGTGATCTGGGACGATGCGGAAGAGCTGGAGCGGCTGGCCGAGTTGTCCCATCCACGGGTGACGGTGGAAACCGGAGGGCTCGCGCCCGAGGCGACGGTGCTGGCCAATCGCCTGGCGGAAACCATCGGATCCCTCAGCCCGGCGGATATCCGGCAGCTTCTGGAGATACTGGAGCAGGCCGCAGGACGTATCGAGGCGGGCCGACGCGTAAAATAA
- the coaE gene encoding dephospho-CoA kinase (Dephospho-CoA kinase (CoaE) performs the final step in coenzyme A biosynthesis.): MKILGLTGSIGMGKSTTAAMFEALGVPVYSADASVHRIYAGPRAQRIDDAFPGTLRDGVIDRAALSQAVVGNPDALRTLEAIVHPLVREAEADFLDAARRNGHPLVVLDIPLLFETGREADMDAVLVVTAPEAVQRERVLARPGMTAQKLDAILARQIPDADKRAKADFVIDTASGLDAARTAVEAIVRHLG, translated from the coding sequence GTGAAGATCCTCGGCCTCACCGGATCCATCGGGATGGGCAAAAGCACGACGGCGGCCATGTTCGAGGCGCTGGGCGTTCCTGTGTACAGCGCCGACGCGTCCGTGCACCGCATCTACGCCGGACCTCGGGCACAACGGATCGACGACGCCTTTCCAGGGACCCTGCGCGACGGCGTCATCGACCGCGCTGCGCTGTCGCAGGCGGTTGTCGGCAATCCCGACGCACTACGCACGCTGGAAGCGATCGTCCATCCTCTGGTGCGGGAGGCGGAGGCCGACTTTCTGGATGCGGCGCGGCGCAACGGCCATCCGCTCGTCGTCCTCGACATTCCGCTGCTGTTCGAAACCGGACGGGAGGCGGATATGGACGCGGTCCTCGTCGTTACCGCGCCGGAGGCCGTCCAGCGCGAGCGGGTGCTGGCGAGGCCCGGTATGACGGCGCAGAAGCTGGACGCGATCCTGGCACGGCAGATCCCCGACGCCGACAAGCGGGCAAAGGCGGATTTCGTGATCGATACCGCGTCGGGCCTCGACGCGGCCAGGACGGCGGTGGAGGCAATCGTTCGGCACCTTGGATAA
- the sugE gene encoding quaternary ammonium compound efflux SMR transporter SugE, which yields MAWAYLLVAGVLEVVWAFSMKQSAGFTRLVPSIVTILFMGASFALLSISMRTLPLGTAYVIWTGIGAVGAFIVGVVVLGEAANPTRLLAAALIVTGLILMKLATPSG from the coding sequence ATGGCCTGGGCCTATCTTCTCGTCGCTGGTGTCCTGGAGGTCGTCTGGGCCTTCTCGATGAAGCAATCCGCAGGCTTCACACGCCTGGTGCCGAGCATCGTCACCATTCTGTTCATGGGCGCCAGCTTCGCCCTGCTGTCGATATCGATGCGGACGCTGCCACTCGGAACCGCCTATGTCATCTGGACGGGCATCGGCGCCGTTGGCGCTTTCATCGTTGGCGTCGTCGTCCTTGGTGAAGCCGCCAATCCGACCCGATTGCTGGCGGCGGCGTTGATCGTCACAGGGCTGATCCTGATGAAGCTCGCCACGCCCTCGGGCTGA
- a CDS encoding Smr/MutS family protein, whose translation MKRRGVLTEEDKRLWSAVARTARPLPGRALLPEPPEDALAGAGRTPEAQVRPGTAPRPDIAPGPPARSHIVQETIDRPVRRKLGRGRLEIDARIDLHGKTEAVAHYALLGFLRSAHGMGLRHVLVITGRGSSSGSTGALRRAFPHWIATDAFRRLVSGFDVAERSHGGDGAFYVRLRKT comes from the coding sequence ATGAAGCGGCGAGGCGTCCTGACCGAGGAAGACAAGCGCCTGTGGTCGGCCGTCGCGCGCACCGCGCGTCCGCTGCCAGGGCGGGCCCTGCTGCCCGAGCCGCCTGAAGATGCCCTTGCCGGAGCCGGCAGAACGCCGGAAGCGCAGGTCAGGCCGGGCACGGCCCCACGGCCGGACATTGCGCCGGGCCCGCCGGCGCGCTCCCATATTGTCCAGGAGACGATCGACCGGCCGGTACGGCGCAAGCTGGGCCGGGGCCGGCTGGAGATCGACGCCCGCATAGACCTTCACGGCAAGACCGAGGCCGTGGCGCATTATGCGCTGCTGGGTTTCCTCCGGTCTGCCCACGGCATGGGGCTGCGCCATGTTCTGGTGATCACCGGCCGGGGATCCTCGTCCGGATCGACCGGCGCATTGCGGCGCGCATTCCCGCACTGGATCGCCACGGATGCCTTCCGCCGCCTCGTCTCGGGGTTCGACGTCGCCGAGCGAAGCCACGGTGGGGACGGCGCGTTCTACGTCAGGCTGCGAAAGACATGA
- a CDS encoding DUF1674 domain-containing protein yields MTQDKAAPARRFEDLPPAAQRALLEARQRRAAEPKTDDKPVEINGRDGPEPVRYGDWEKNGIASDF; encoded by the coding sequence ATGACGCAGGACAAAGCAGCGCCGGCACGGCGTTTCGAGGATCTGCCGCCGGCGGCGCAACGGGCTCTGCTGGAAGCCCGGCAACGGCGCGCCGCCGAGCCGAAGACAGACGACAAGCCCGTCGAGATCAATGGACGCGACGGCCCGGAACCGGTCCGCTACGGAGACTGGGAAAAGAACGGCATTGCCTCGGATTTTTGA
- a CDS encoding shikimate dehydrogenase, whose translation MPDVAIPRAFVTGWPVWHSRSPLIHGAWLQRHGLPGSYQRAGVPPEEIEQFLSDLRSGGFVGGNVTIPHKEAAFRAAGRLDAAATAIGAVNTLWFEDDVLVGGNTDAHGFAANLDDRLAGWRDAETVVVLGAGGAARAVVHAVLSAGARSVHIVNRNPARAATVADGFGGRVMAHGLEDEARLMRRADLLVNTRPAHTPDGEALAISDLTGLADAALVTDIVYVPIETPLLAAARARGLRTADGLGMLLHQAVPGFERWFGVKPQVDEALRGLVLRDIEKGV comes from the coding sequence ATGCCTGATGTGGCGATACCGCGCGCCTTCGTCACCGGGTGGCCGGTATGGCACTCCCGTTCGCCGTTGATCCACGGAGCCTGGTTGCAGCGGCACGGCCTGCCGGGCAGTTACCAGCGCGCAGGCGTACCGCCCGAGGAGATCGAGCAGTTCCTGTCGGACCTCAGATCCGGGGGGTTCGTCGGCGGCAACGTGACCATTCCCCACAAGGAAGCGGCCTTCCGCGCTGCCGGTCGGCTCGATGCGGCAGCCACCGCCATCGGCGCGGTCAACACGCTGTGGTTCGAGGACGATGTGCTGGTTGGCGGCAACACCGACGCCCACGGCTTTGCCGCCAATCTGGATGACCGGCTGGCGGGCTGGCGCGATGCCGAGACGGTGGTGGTGCTGGGCGCGGGGGGCGCGGCACGGGCGGTTGTCCACGCCGTTCTTTCGGCCGGCGCGCGCAGCGTACATATCGTGAACCGCAATCCGGCACGGGCGGCGACGGTTGCCGATGGGTTCGGCGGGCGCGTCATGGCCCACGGGCTCGAGGACGAGGCGCGATTGATGCGCCGGGCGGACCTCCTCGTCAATACGCGTCCGGCACACACGCCCGATGGCGAGGCATTGGCGATAAGCGACCTTACCGGCCTTGCCGATGCGGCCCTTGTGACAGACATCGTCTACGTGCCCATCGAGACGCCCCTGCTGGCGGCGGCGCGGGCCCGCGGCCTGCGGACGGCGGACGGGCTCGGCATGCTCCTGCATCAGGCCGTGCCGGGTTTCGAGCGATGGTTCGGCGTAAAGCCACAGGTGGACGAGGCACTTCGTGGCCTCGTCCTGCGCGATATCGAGAAGGGAGTTTGA
- a CDS encoding Tim44/TimA family putative adaptor protein — translation MGFGTIFFIVVTVIVLYQLWTVLGRRTGNERPPYDPYTRNDQNGAASPGNVVTLPSRRLPDTEPVASSYEAIDKLAEPGTATNTELRRIKDADPSFDAPTFVDGAKIAYEMIVTAFADGDRKLLRNLLSPEVYQGFDTAITDREKRGERMQSSFVGIDDAKIVSAELKGTEAYVTLRIVSQLISAVLKPDGTVADGDPETVVEVRDVWTFARDTRSRDPNWKLVETESEES, via the coding sequence ATGGGTTTCGGGACGATCTTCTTTATCGTGGTGACGGTGATCGTCCTCTACCAGTTGTGGACGGTACTGGGGCGCCGCACCGGCAACGAGCGCCCGCCCTACGATCCCTACACGCGCAACGACCAGAACGGGGCCGCGAGCCCGGGCAACGTCGTAACCCTGCCCAGCCGCCGCCTGCCGGACACCGAGCCGGTCGCCAGCAGCTACGAGGCCATCGACAAGCTGGCGGAGCCGGGCACGGCAACCAATACCGAACTGCGCAGGATCAAGGATGCAGATCCGTCCTTCGACGCACCGACCTTCGTGGATGGAGCGAAGATCGCTTATGAAATGATCGTGACCGCCTTTGCGGACGGTGACAGGAAGCTGCTGCGCAACCTCCTTTCCCCGGAAGTCTACCAGGGCTTCGATACGGCCATCACCGACCGCGAAAAGCGCGGCGAGCGCATGCAATCCTCGTTCGTCGGAATCGACGATGCAAAGATCGTATCGGCCGAGTTGAAGGGCACCGAGGCCTACGTGACCCTGCGCATCGTCTCCCAGCTTATCTCTGCCGTTCTCAAGCCCGACGGCACCGTTGCGGATGGCGATCCGGAGACGGTTGTCGAGGTTCGGGACGTGTGGACCTTCGCGCGCGACACCCGTTCGCGCGATCCGAACTGGAAGCTGGTAGAGACCGAATCTGAAGAAAGCTGA